Within Methyloversatilis discipulorum, the genomic segment GGCTGGGCGATCGGCATCGAGTACACCGACGATCCGCACCCGCGCAACACCTTCTGGGACATGTTCGGCAATCCCATGTTCGACGTGCATGACGCGGCGGCGATCATGATGGAAGTGAAGGCCTGCCGCGACACCTTCCCGCAGCGCTACATCCGCGTCACCGCCTTCGACTCGACGCACGGCACCGAGTCGGTCGTGCTGTCCTTCATCGTCAATCGCCCGGACGCCGAGCCGGGCTTCCGTCTCATCCGTACCGAAGAACCGGGCCGCACCGTGCGCTACTCGATCGAGAGCTACGCCGTGCAGGCGCACCCGGAAGGCGCGCGCTACTGAGCGCCGCTGCATGCATCCGCAGCGCCGCGGAAGGCCCGCGCCTTCCCGCGCTCGCGGACCCGCACTTCTTGAGTTGAGAGGCAGACACCATGGACACCGCCACCCTCGCCACCGCCGCGGAAGGACTCGAAGCGGCCAGCTCGCCGCGTTCGATGTTCGCCTCGTCCGGCGTGCAGGCGCTGCTTGAACAGCTCGACGCCGAGCTGGTCGGGCTGGCGCCGGTCAAGGGCCGTATCCGCGACATCGCAGCGCTGCTGCTGATAGACCGGCTGCGCGCGCAGCAGGGCCTGCAGTCGCAGCCGCCGTCGCTGCACATGTGCTTCACCGGCAACCCCGGCACCGGCAAGACCACGGTCGCGCTGCGCATGGCCGAGGTACTGCGCCAGCTCGGCTACGTGCGCAAGGGCCATCTGGTCGCCGTGACGCGTGACGACCTGGTCGGCCAGTTCATCGGCCACACCGCGCCCAAGACCAAGGAAGTGATCAAGAAGGCGATGGGCGGCGTGCTGTTCATCGACGAGGCCTATTACCTCTACCGGCCGGAGAACGAACGCGACTACGGACAGGAGGCGATCGAAATCCTGCTGCAGGTGATGGAGAACCACCGCGACGACCTGGTGGTGATCCTCGCCGGCTACCGCGACCGCATGGACACCTTCTTCTCCAGCAACCCCGGAATGGCCTC encodes:
- a CDS encoding ribulose bisphosphate carboxylase small subunit, with product MRITQGTFSFLPDLTDAQIRAQVEYCLANGWAIGIEYTDDPHPRNTFWDMFGNPMFDVHDAAAIMMEVKACRDTFPQRYIRVTAFDSTHGTESVVLSFIVNRPDAEPGFRLIRTEEPGRTVRYSIESYAVQAHPEGARY
- the cbbX gene encoding CbbX protein — encoded protein: MDTATLATAAEGLEAASSPRSMFASSGVQALLEQLDAELVGLAPVKGRIRDIAALLLIDRLRAQQGLQSQPPSLHMCFTGNPGTGKTTVALRMAEVLRQLGYVRKGHLVAVTRDDLVGQFIGHTAPKTKEVIKKAMGGVLFIDEAYYLYRPENERDYGQEAIEILLQVMENHRDDLVVILAGYRDRMDTFFSSNPGMASRIAHHIDFPDYSEDELMRIAELMLSGLNYRFDGEAHEAFARYVRLRRQQPHFANARSVRNALDRIRLRHATRLFDLDAAPTRDALCTLEAGDVLASRVFAANGKDDFHAS